The following coding sequences lie in one Streptomyces xiamenensis genomic window:
- a CDS encoding sodium:solute symporter family protein: MSVLDWAVVAAYFLVIVGIGWWSKNRVHDVADFFTARGRIPWWLSGISHHMSGYSAVMFVAFAAVAYDYGFTVYVWWALTIGLGIGIGAFVFAPRWNRLRAKHGVNSPLEYLARRYNLPTQQVLAYSGAALKVVDIAAKWVAISVLLQGFADIPLVWGIVIAGIGTMAYVAIGGIWADVLTDMGQFVIQAVAGFVMLVAVGARLGFDYPWAMWGDLPDGHGDPIAGPVTTTLILAFLLVKTFEYNGGMWNLAQRYMASPSGSAARRSALLSSALWLVWPFILFLPMFAAPLIVPGLTNGEESYVALAVELLPAGLIGLMLAGFFSHTMAMVGSDCNVITAVITRDIAPVLVPRVKRLGAAAQLVMARVTTVLFVTLSMTIAITTGGEGFVLDTVVQLVAATMGPISIPLMLGLLPWFRRVGPTAAIVSWAGGLGVWYVVRYVVDGASESAIVGLPLATSLVLYTVVGLLRPEPSAERDALIDSLNTDPDPEPPNTKTKTLTN; the protein is encoded by the coding sequence ATGTCAGTTCTGGACTGGGCCGTGGTGGCCGCGTACTTCCTCGTCATCGTCGGCATCGGCTGGTGGTCCAAGAACCGCGTGCACGATGTCGCCGACTTCTTCACCGCCCGAGGGCGCATCCCCTGGTGGCTCTCGGGCATCTCGCACCACATGTCCGGCTACAGCGCCGTCATGTTCGTCGCCTTCGCCGCCGTCGCCTACGACTACGGCTTCACCGTGTACGTGTGGTGGGCGCTCACCATCGGACTCGGCATCGGCATCGGCGCGTTCGTCTTCGCACCCCGCTGGAACCGGCTGCGCGCCAAGCACGGCGTCAACTCCCCGCTCGAATACCTCGCCCGCCGCTACAACCTGCCCACCCAGCAGGTACTCGCCTACAGCGGCGCCGCGCTCAAGGTCGTCGACATCGCCGCCAAATGGGTCGCGATCTCCGTCCTCCTCCAGGGCTTCGCCGACATCCCCCTCGTCTGGGGCATCGTCATCGCCGGCATCGGCACCATGGCGTACGTCGCCATCGGCGGCATCTGGGCGGATGTCCTCACCGACATGGGCCAGTTCGTCATCCAGGCGGTGGCCGGATTCGTCATGCTCGTCGCCGTCGGCGCACGCCTGGGTTTCGACTACCCCTGGGCCATGTGGGGCGACCTCCCCGACGGCCACGGCGACCCCATCGCCGGACCCGTCACCACCACCCTCATCCTGGCGTTCCTGCTGGTCAAGACGTTCGAGTACAACGGCGGCATGTGGAACCTGGCCCAGCGGTACATGGCCTCCCCCTCCGGCTCCGCCGCCCGCCGCTCCGCCCTGCTCTCCAGCGCCCTGTGGCTGGTGTGGCCCTTCATCCTCTTCCTGCCGATGTTCGCCGCCCCGCTCATCGTGCCCGGCCTCACCAACGGCGAGGAGTCCTACGTCGCGCTCGCCGTCGAACTCCTCCCGGCCGGACTCATCGGCCTCATGCTCGCCGGGTTCTTCTCCCACACCATGGCGATGGTCGGCTCCGACTGCAACGTCATCACCGCCGTCATCACCCGCGACATCGCCCCCGTCCTCGTACCCCGCGTCAAGCGGTTGGGCGCGGCGGCCCAGCTGGTGATGGCCCGCGTCACCACCGTGCTGTTCGTGACCCTCAGCATGACCATCGCCATCACCACCGGCGGCGAGGGATTCGTCCTGGACACCGTCGTCCAGCTGGTGGCCGCCACCATGGGACCCATCTCCATCCCGCTCATGCTCGGCCTGCTGCCCTGGTTCCGCCGGGTCGGGCCCACCGCCGCCATCGTCTCGTGGGCGGGCGGCCTGGGCGTCTGGTACGTCGTGCGCTACGTCGTGGACGGCGCGAGCGAGTCCGCGATCGTCGGCCTGCCGCTGGCCACCTCCCTCGTCCTGTACACCGTCGTCGGGCTGCTGCGCCCCGAACCCAGTGCGGAACGTGACGCCCTGATCGACTCCCTGAACACGGACCCCGACCCCGAGCCGCCTAACACAAAGACCAAAACCCTCACTAACTGA